The Phragmites australis chromosome 1, lpPhrAust1.1, whole genome shotgun sequence genomic interval TCCCAACAGGAGCAGGCATTTTCACAGCATCCCAAACAGGGCCTCCTGGCCTTACAGCAACATCACAACCACGCATCAGAGACTGGGAAACGATCTGGGGAATCACCATGTAACGAAACAACAGTCACTACAGTTGGGTGGTGATCATTTACATCATGGAGAACGAACAAAAAAAGGAGCAGCTACACTACTGCAGGGAAGTACCAGCAAACACTACAGAATGGCAAGAAACAAAAATAGCCTAGCATTAAACCTGTCTCCACCCTCCTGCATTCTTACCTTACCTACTcccgccaccccccccccccccccggcaacAAGCCCCGTCAAGTACTTAACACTGGCGGGGATTTTACGGTCAGATAATTTACATAATTATACttctctgctgctgctgggtcgGTCTCTCCAAACTTGAAACATGAAGTAGGGCATGGAAGTCAACGAGCGAACAAAAAGCTGGGCATGGAAGTGCCCTCCTCCTAGCTCCCAGTATGCCCAAAGTTCAGGCCGTTTTGCCGTCTAACATGTTCCGGTACCAGCCTGTTGATGAGGTCCGGAGAGGCATTTGCTAGCTGCAGCAAAAAAGGGCACTGATGAGCACAACAGTACAAGAAGGGCATGTCACTGAAGTAGGGTTAATTGTTTGAAGTTTGCACTGTGTTTCATGTACTTCATGCTTGAAATTGAAGAGAGGAGGGAATGGACGCCCATTTGGCAAGCGTGCATTCGGTGCCCGGAGCTCATCGAAGAAGGGGTGTGCACATGCATCAAGCTGCATAGAATCAATGAATGCATAAGTACATTTATAATCAACAAATTgctaatttgaaaaaaatgttttttccaGCTACAGCATGAGCACTACAGCTACTCTTTTTAGGTGGGACACTAACTAATATACTTAACAAGCACATCTGACTATAAAGTTGCACCCACCCTTTATCAGCTAACACTCATCAACACTTGGTTCTGGTCTTCTGGACCACAGCACTGGGTACCATAATTATCATATCCATGCAGGACCAGAATTGAGAGCACATACGTCAACAAGGATTTTACCTCTTTTTGTTGGTCTACGAATAATTGGCAATAATGCAACCTTTCGGAAACCATGTAGGAGTAATATAGTATACACATAAAAAAGAAGACCATAAGCAACAAAATAACCGTAGCTTGATATCCCATTCCAGTTTATATATTACCCTGCTACTTGGCGCAATCAATAGCCtcaaaaataattcaaaaggAACCAAGTAAAAGAAAATACTCACAGAAGAGCAGCGAAGGCTTGGTGAATACTGGAGGAGACGAGAAGCAAGGTCAATAGCTTCAGGAGGCATTCTCTTGTGGAAAATCTGGAGAATAAAACGGAAAGTACAGCAATAAGTTAGTCACTGGTGCATTCTGAATTCAGTGCTCACAGATGACGTAGAAACAGGTTAAACTAAGTGCCTTTTAAAGGCATGTGGTCTACAACTACAGTACCCTGTAGGTAAAATGGCATGATGGATGTGATCCAGTACAGGATTAACATATGCATACCTTGTGCCACGGATGAGCCTTTATCTGAGGGAACTTAAACTCGGTATAGTTGGGGTTCATGCATCGAATTTCCTCACGAGTTGGAGTACCAAGGACCTACACAAATATCACGTGAGCATAACAAACACACATAGCAGAAGAAATGTCTCCTGGGGAAGATTTCGCAGTACCTTGATTATCTCTACTAGCTGATCAACCGCACTCTCTCCGGGAAACAGTGGCTGATACATACACAATATGCAAGATGGTCAGAATCACATCATAAATGATTTGTTCTAATTGAGGTACAAAAAAATTAGGTAAATCATCAGACGAAGGCAACCAACCTGACCAAGAAGTAATTCTGCGAGAACACATCCAGCTGACCATATGTCTATAGAAGTTGTATACTCGATTGCACCAAATATGAGCTCCGGGGCACGATAATAACGAGAGCATATGTATGATATATTGGGTTCACCAGGAACCTGACAAGCAACACAAGGAACTGGTTAATAGGTGGGTTAAAAACATACCATGTGGAGAAAACACAAGTTAAGAGCCCAACAGTCAAAATCCAAGTTCAGGAATCAATCACTGAAGTTCAAGATTGGGAACTTTGcaccaaaataaataaaagaattaaCTTCATTACGGACTACTGAAAGCAATTGCAATAACTAGTAAACCCAACAAGATGCAGGTAAGTAGGTAACATCATATGATGAAAGCAAGTTGGCACGCACCAATTATCCACAAGAGATCAATTATGAAATTAGGCAATCTGTGTATTAACAATAACAAATTACTGAGAAATTTATCCATGTGTATTGCATCTATATCTAAGCCACCTTCAATATGTGAATGATTCCATACGACTGACCAACTACTTCGATCACAAACCAATCATAACAGGCGAAAGCAGTGTATCGATGATAAATGTAACAGTGACATAAACCACTGATGCCATTTCAACAGTATGACTAGCCTTTCATAAGAATATTTCAAAAATGCATACAAGTACTGGATCCAATTACATATTCTTAAGGGGGGAAATCAACACACCAGGACTTTTGCACTTCCAAAGTCACAGAGCTTGACTTGGTGAGTGAGAGGATCGACCTGTATAGGCGAGCAATAAGAGACCAGTTCAGAACCAATGACCAAATCTGAGAAAGAACATAATCTTGTTCACATAGGACATACCAAAACATTTTGTGGCTTTACGTCCCTGTGGCAGACTCCTGGAACAGTATGAATATACGCTAGCCCTCTAAAAAGCTGCAAACATAGCAAAATGAATGTCTTAGCAAAGCAAGGAAAGCACATATTGGCAGTCGCACAAGTTTTAAGATGATTGTTCACAAACCTGATACATGTAAAGCTTGACGTAGATAAGAGGCATCCTCTGGTTCGCATTGCTGTAGTGCTTAAGCACACGATACAGCGTCTCAGGCACGTATTCCATGACAAGGTTCAGGAACAGCTCGTCCCTGCTCGTCGTCGAGAAGAAGCAGTGCTTCAGACAGATGACGTTGGGATGTCCCATTGCGCGCATAAGTTGCAGCTCGCGGTTCTTGTAACGCCGATCCTGCAACACCTTCTTGATGGCCACCGTCTCCCCGGTCTCCAAACACTTAGCCTAAATGTCAAAACCAATTCAGTAAACATCGCATCAACTATTGTACAGCACCCTCCAAGAACAGGAAAATCCCTAAGACCAAGCACTTTACCTGGAAGACGATCCCAAATGAACCTGTACCCACGACCCGCTCTGCCATGTAGCTAATCGTCTGCATTTGTGATTAATACAATACATGGGTAAGGGCAATCGAGTGCGAGATGAGGCTATCAAGAGTAGGTAGCACAAATGGAGGATATCGGAATTGGCAGGAAACCGAATCCGCACACAAATAATTAAAACTAAAGACTGATATTTCTCTCTGCAAACAACAGAACTATGCACACACCCAGCAATTTTTTGAAGGTGAACATGCTTCCTGAATAGAGCCTTCAAATAATGAGCAACCAACCACGAAACGAAGCACTCAGCTCATGATTTAGCTACCAGTACCAAATATTTTggaaatggggggggggggggggggacaggtATATCTGGCCAACTAAAGCCCCAAAATTAGCGTCAGCGGCGCAATTCTTCAACGAACCAAAATTTcatgcacaaaaaaaaaatacggCACAAGCAGGTAGACACAAGCTACAGAACACGAATCCCTCTGAAAACCAAGAGTGACGACCGATTCTGACCACGAAGCCGCTAACAACAGG includes:
- the LOC133917922 gene encoding shaggy-related protein kinase GSK1; translated protein: MEAPPGPEPMELDAAPPPAAEAAPAGSEKKKEEGGEAVTGHIISTTIGGKNGEPKRTISYMAERVVGTGSFGIVFQAKCLETGETVAIKKVLQDRRYKNRELQLMRAMGHPNVICLKHCFFSTTSRDELFLNLVMEYVPETLYRVLKHYSNANQRMPLIYVKLYMYQLFRGLAYIHTVPGVCHRDVKPQNVLVDPLTHQVKLCDFGSAKVLVPGEPNISYICSRYYRAPELIFGAIEYTTSIDIWSAGCVLAELLLGQPLFPGESAVDQLVEIIKVLGTPTREEIRCMNPNYTEFKFPQIKAHPWHKIFHKRMPPEAIDLASRLLQYSPSLRCSSLDACAHPFFDELRAPNARLPNGRPFPPLFNFKHELANASPDLINRLVPEHVRRQNGLNFGHTGS